Genomic window (Armatimonadota bacterium):
GCAATCGCTGCATCGCCGTGCGCTCCGTTTCCGTCGGCAGCCTCAACTCGAACGTCGCGCATCCCCGCGAGGTTTTCCACGAGGCGATATCACACTCGGGCGCCGCCATTATCGTCGCCCACAACCATCCCAGCGGCGACCCCACGCCGAGCAAGCAGGACCAGGCGCTCACGGCGCGCTTGGTCGAGGCGGGCAAGATCATGGGCATCGAAGTGCTCGACCACCTCATCATCGGCGACGGCCGTTGGCTGAGCATGAAGGAAAAGGGGATGCTGTAGCGGATTCACTACGCGCGGCGGTAATGTCGCTCCAGCTCCGACGCGTAGTGAGCGCCGAGCTCGTGGGCGTGGTCTTGCAGCCATCGGCTGAATCGGGTAGGGCAGGTCGGCGGTTGATCCGAGACCAGCAGATTGGCCGTAAGCCCGGAGACCTCGTCCGGCGTGATGACGACATCTCCCACCAGCGACCCAATCAGGCGGGCGGCGGCGAGCGCCGCAAGCGCCGGGACGCGAACGATCATCGCCCGGCTCCCCACCCGCTGCCGCACGAGCCGAACCAGCTCCTCGAATGTGTACGTCTCCGGGCCGACGGCGTCCAGGATCACGTTTCCCACCCGCCCGGACGATTCGACGGCAAGTGCGGCGACATCTCCCACGTGGGCGGGCTGCAGCCGGTACTCGCCCTTTCCGAATAACCCGAAAACAGGCAGGCGCCGCAGCAACCACGCGATGTTGTTGATGAGGATGTCCCCCTCGCCGAACAGCACCGTCGGCCGCAAGATGGCGTAGGACATTCCCGATTCCAGCAGGGCGCGCTCCACCACCGCCTTGCCGCGAAAGTAAGGCAGCGGCGAATCCAGGGACGGGTTGGTGATGCCGATGTGGACTATCCGCCGCACACCGGCCTCGGTCGCCGCGCGGATCAGAACCAGCGAATTGGCAACCGCCCGGTCGAAGGTGGCGTCGCCGCGGCTGAAGCGCACCCAGTAGGTGTTGTACAGCGTCGCTGCTCCGCGCAGGCTCGCCGTCAGCTTTGACGGCACATCGAAATGGAAGGGCACCGCCTCAACGCGATCTCCAAACGGATGGGGGCGGTTCGCATGATTCGTGAGCGTGCGCACGCGCTGTCCCTGCTCCAGCAACAGCGAGGTGATGTGTCTGCCCAGGTAGCCGAAGGCCCCCGTGACCACCTGTAGCTGCGATGATGACAGCGGCTTCAACCTGTTCTCACGAGTCCCCCGCACCGCTGCTTCGGCGTCGGAGGCAGCATTACCTCGTGCCTTTGCGCGAAGCACGGATCAGGTGGGAAGTCGCGGTTGTCCGCTGCGCGGCACACGTTGCACGAGATCGGGGCTAGGCGGCGAGGCCGCGTTGTGCTAGCATTCGACTGCTAGCTGGACGGGCTCCTGGTAGTCGGTCGCGTATGCTGGACCTGGCGCGTGCCGTCCTGACATGGACATCAGGAGGCATGCGCACATGGAAGGGTCGCTCGCTGCAAACTCAACCGTCGGTGCGCGGGTGCATCCCGCGCAAGTTTTCGGCCGTCTCCGCCTGACCGCGGGCAAGGCGGCGGAGCTGTGCGGCGTGACGCGCCGCCAACTCTGCTACTGGACTGACAAGGGCATCATCCCTTGCTGCAACGGCGGCGCCGAGCGCGGGTCCTCGCGCCGCATCTACGACTTCGCCGGCATCAGCAAGGCCCTCATGCTCAAGCGTCTCATGGATGAGGGCCGCGGACTGCGCCGCGCCGTGCGCGAACTCAAGCTGCGCTTCCATCAGGCCGCGCCGACCGCCCCCGACACCCCTGCCGCCACTGACGAGCACGCCATGCTCGCCCAGGCCGAACGTTTGACGCGGCTGAGCGACCAGGCCCGCCAGGTCAGCGTTCAGACGCAGCGGCGCGAAGCGCTGGAGCGCCTGGCGCTCGCGCTTCAGCCGTTGGTGGAGTTGTCGCAGGCGGCGTGCGACGGTCGCACCAGCGTGGCGCGAGGAGATCGCGCGGGCGAGCTGACGTCGCTGGTCTCGGAGGCCGAGCGCGCCATGACCCAGGCGTCATAGCGGGCTGCAAGTCCGCCTCGGCGGCGCCCGGGGTTCAGCGCAGCCCGCCGGGCAGGGGCGCGACCCCCGCCGTCGAACCGGAGGTGGTGGCGGTGACGCGTGATTCGTATCGGCATAGTCGGGCTCCCGAATGTGGGGAAGTCCACCATCTTCAATGCTCTTTGCGGCGGCCAGGCGAAGGTCTCGAACTACGCCTTCTGCACGGTGGAGCCGAACCGGGCGGTGGTGCCGGTGCCCGATCCGCGGCTGGAGCGAGTGGCGGAGACCTTCGGCCAGGAGCGGGCGGTTCCGGTGACGGTCGCGTTCGTGGACATCGCCGGGTTGGTGCGCGGGGCGAGCGAGGGCGAGGGCCTGGGCAACCAGTTCCTCGCGCACATTCGCGAGGTGGATGCGATTCTGCACGTCGCGCGCTGCTTCGCCGATGCGCAGGTGGCGCACGTGGAGGGAGACGTGGACCCGCGGCGCGATGCCGAGATCGTGGACCTCGAGCTGGCGCTCGCCGATCTGGGCACCGTCGAGCGCCGCCTGGAGAAGGCGCGAGTCGAGGCCAAGAGCGGCTCCGCCGAGGTGCGCCGGCAGATGGTGTTTCTCGAGCACCTCGCCGACGTCCTCGGGCGTGGGCAGCGCGCGGCGGCGGTGCAAGCGACCGAGGCGGAAGGGGGGGTGCTCGCCGAGCTGCACCTGCTGACGGCGCGCCCGGAGCTCTACCTGGCCAACGTGGCGGAGAATGTCGGGGAATCCGGCCCACTCGCCGCCGGGCTGCGGGCTTACGCCGAGGAGCGAGGATCGGCATCGCTCGAACTGAGCGGAAAGATCCAGGCCGAGTTGGCGCAGCTTCCTGCCGGTGAACGCGCGCAGTTTGCCGCTGAACTGGGGGTGGCGGCTGACGCGCTGGACATGGTGATCGCATCCAGCTATCAGGCGCTTGACCTGGTGACCTTCTTCACCGCCGTGGGCAAGGAGGCCCGCGCGTGGCCGGCGCCGCGCGGAACTACGGTCTCGGAGGCCGCGGGGGGCATTCACAGCGACATGCAGCGTGGATTCGTGCGCGCGGAGGTGATGGATTTCGAGACGCTCGATCAGGTCGGGTCATGGGAAGAGGCGCACCGACGAGGGCTGCTGCGAGTGGAGGGCAGAGACTACGTGGTGCAGGAAGGGGATGTGATCCACGTGCGATTCACAACTGGGTGATGGCAGCCCCGGCCAGGGGGCGTGTAAGTGATCCCGGCAGCGGGCTGCTCCTCCCGCCACAAGGAGGCGGCGAAGGACCAGCCGAGGCGGGTAATCGCGCGGCCAAAGGGGAATAACATCAGCGACATGTAAGCCGAGGATGTAGGAACGACACGAAGGAGGACGCCACCATGAGTAAGTTGTGGGCGAGGCGGGCGATGACGTGGGCTACCGGCCTGCTGGCGTTGGCCTTATTGGTGGGGGCGGTGCCGAAGCCGCTCACGGCGCTGGGCCCTGCCCAGGCTGGGTTCTTCGCCAAGGCGAAAGAGAAGAAGGCGCCCCCCTCGGCGGACAGTGCCAAGCACAGCGACAGCAATAAGAGCGACAGCGGCGGATTCTTCAAGCAAGTGAAGGCAAAGCAGCCGCCCCCTCCGCCGGAGGCCGCGCCTAAGCCCGGTCACCGGCCGGGCTCGGGCGGCGGGCTCTTTGAGCACGCGCAACCGGGGACCGAATCGCCGGTCATGGCTCCCGCGGGCCCTCCACGCGACTCGCCCGCGGCGAGCGCATGGAAGGGTGACGGGGCGCTGCTGGACGGAATCAAGTCCCCGCTGCGGCCGGGCTGGAGCAGCCGCGGCTACTTCGAGCAACTGCGCAGGGAGCGGGAACTGCGCCGACGTGATGCCCCGGACTTCCACTACTGGTACTATCCCTACGATCTTGGCTTCTACCTATGGCTTCACTACCACGACTGCCCGTGGTATATCTGGCCCTACTACTACGGCCACACCTATCCGGGCTACTTCTACTACTATGCCCCGCCGCCAGTGGTGATCGTCACCGAGTCGGACCGCTGGGCCTCCGGCGAGACCTACCTCCCCTACGTCTCCTGGCCCTGCGAGAGCCTGATGGAGGCCAAGCGCGACATCGAGCAGGCGTGGCTCCAGGAGCGCATTGAGCTCCTGGACACGCACCTCGACTCCGAACACACGATCGCGAGTTACTTCCGCGATGAGTACACGCACGGCCTCTCCGCTGACGAGTTCCGGCAGTTGACCGCAGACGCGTTCGCCAGCATTCGCACCGTGAGTTTCGACCTGACATCAGTGCGCTACGTGGGCACGGCGGATTGGGCGCGGCTCACGGGCAAGCATGTCTTCGACGACCCCTACGACCAACGCACGATGGTCTCTGTCGGCTATCTGCTGAGGCGCGTCGAGCGTGAGGGCGGGTGCGCGCGCTGGGTAATCTGGGAGGTGCGCCAGTCGCCGTACGCCTCGTGATCGTCAACGCCGACAAGCAGGCGTTGCGCCCTGTGCGCGTGGGCGTGATGCCTGCCCGCCCCGTGGAGGGAATCACGTCCCCACAAGGGACGTCCCATCATGTTCCGGGTTGACGCGGCGCCAATGGTTGATCGCAAGTCGGCTGCGGTTGAAATGGACGGCGGTGCTCATCAGGGCGGTGAATCCGTTTCGACACAGCGCGGATGCTGCTGCGGGCGTCATGCTTGACGCCCGCGCGCAGGTTGCCCTACAATGGAGGCCGTTGAGCGAACTCATCCGTTGGTCGTAGCGAGGTAAGACTGTGGCTGACCGCACCGAGGACCAGATCCGCGATCTGCACGCGGAGATCGAACGGCTGCGTACGCGGCTGGCGGAGCTGGAACGTAACAAACGCACCCTCGAGGATCAACTGTCGGCGACCTCGATGGCCACCGAGGCGCCGCCACCAATCACTACCGCCAGCGAGCTGCAGAACACGCTGCGCCTGTTTGTGAAGAAGGTGGCCATGATCTTGCAGGCCGACAAATGCGTCATCATGCTCTACGACAAAGAGTCAGGGGAACTGCGGGCGCAGGTGCCGGCCTTTGGCCTCACCGACGACGAGGTCAGCACCTTCCGCGTGCGCGCGACGCAGGGGGTATCCGGCGAGGCCTTCCGCAACGGCGCGCCGGTGTTGTGCGATGACCTGCTCGCGGACCCGCGCACGGTCAAGGAGAACGTGGCTCTGCTCAAGGTGCGCAACAGCCTGAGCGTGCCCCTGGCGATTGAGTTCCGCGACGAGAACCAGGAGGTGGTGGACCGTCAGACCATCGGTGTGCTGCACGTGTTCAACAAGCGCGGAGGTGGGGGGTTCGACGAGGAGGACGTGCGACTGCTGACCGTGCTCGCGCGCAGCGCGGCGTCGGTGATCTCGAACGCCCAGGTCTACATCGCCGTCGCCGCCGCCAAGCAGCAGCTCGAGTCGACCTTCCAGAGCATGCTGTCCGGGGTGGTGGTGGTCGCCACCAGCGGGCAGATCCTGCTCATGAACTCGGCGGCGCGCCGTATCTTCGGGATGCACCAGGACGACGGCACGGGTCAGAGCCTGGCCGGCGTGGTGGGCAACGAGAAGGTGCAATCGCTGGTCAGCGCTTCGCTTGAGGACGCGGAGGAGAAAGCGGAGGAGGTGTCGCTCTACACGCCCAGCGAGCGCGTATTCCAGGTGCAGACCGCGCTTCTGCGAAACCAGGATGCCACGGTCGCGGGCGTCGTTGCCACCTTCAACGACATCACCGACCTGCGCAACGTCGAGCGCATGAAGACGGAGTTCGTGGCCACGGTGTCGCACGAGCTGCGCACTCCCCTGACCTCGATCAAGGGCTTCATCCGCACCCTGCTCGACGATGCCGAGGGCTACTACGATCGCGACACCCAGGCGGAGTTCTATCAGATCATTGACCAGGAGTGCGACCGTCTGGTGCGGCTCATCAACGACCTGCTCAATGTCTCCCGCATCGAGGCCGGGCGCGCGCTGGAGCTCAGCCTCAAGCCGGTTGACCTGCGGACCCTCGCGGGGAGAGTGGTGACCAGCCAGCAGTCGTACACCACTCGCCACAGCATCGTGCTCGATGTGGCCGAGGACCTGCCGCCGGTGATTGCGGATGAGGACAAGATCGATCAGATGCTGACCAACCTCATCAATAACGCCATCAAGTACAGCCCTGACGGGGGGCACGTGTGGGTGTCGGCTCGCATCGCCGGCGACGAGGTCGAGGTCAGCGTCAGGGACGAGGGAGTGGGAATCCCGGCCGAGCATCTGGACAAGATCTTCGCCCGTTTCCACCGTGTCGAGAGCGGGGACGCCCGGCGCGCCGGCGGCACGGGCATCGGTCTTTACCTGGTCAAGCACCTCGTCGAGGCCCATAAAGGTCGCATCTGGGCTGACAGCAGAGTCGGCAAGGGATCCACCTTCACCTTTGCCATCCCATTGACTCAGCCGGTGGTGCAGGACGAACGCGCTCAGTTTCTGGGCGCGTAAGCGCCCACCAGCGGCGCCCGGGTTCGACTCACCGCGGGCCTCGCCCCTCGGGAGCGGCGGCGCGAGTGCGCGCATGCACCGGGGGCGCACCGTCGCCGCAGCTGCTTGCGGCTGTCACCGCATGCGTGGGGTGGAGGATTCATGGGCGGGCCCGGAGCCTCTGTGCTCGTGACTTGTTTCGCCGCGGCGGCCGTGGTCGCGGCGGTGGCGACCCCGGGGGTAATCGCACTCGCCCTTCGCACCGGCGCGGTTGATCACCCGCGGAGCCGGCGCGTGCATGAGAGCCCGACGCCGACCTGGGGGGGGCTCGCGATGCTCATCGGCTTCGTGACCGCCATGGGCGCGGGGCTGCTGGCGGCGGGAGCAGGGCGCATCGGCCCCGATGTGCCGCTGGGCCACCTGGCAGCGGTGGTGCTGGGGGCGTCCGCCATCTCGGTGCTGGGCGCGATAGATGACCGCTGCGAGATGCGCTCACTGCCGAAGCTCCTGGGACAGGTGGCGTGCGCGGCCCTGCTGCTGCCCTTCGGTGTCACCATCAGCGGACTCGCCGGACATCCGGTCCCGGCGTGGCTGGGCGGCGCGCTGACAGTGGCGTGGGTGGTGGCGATCGTCAACGCCATCAACTTCATTGACGGGCTCGACGGCCTGGCGGCGGGGGTGGTGGCGATAGCCTCGGTGGCGCTGGCGGCGGTAGCGCTCGATCGCGGGCAGCTGGGGGCGGCGGCGATGTCGGCGGCGCTGGCGGGATGCGCGACTGGTTTCCTGCCCTACAACTTTAACCCCGCGCGGGTGTTCATGGGCGACCTGGGCAGCCACTTCCTCGGCTACACGGCGGCGGCGATAGCGGTGCTGGGGACCTTCAAGATCGCCGCGTCGGTGGTGCTGGTGACCCCGGTGGTGGCCTTCGCGGTGCCGATCCTTGATACCGCGTGGGCGATGATACGCCGCTACCACACCGGCCACCCTATCGCCCGCGGCGATCGCAACCACCTTCATCACCGCCTGCTCGAGAGCGGCCTCTCGCAGCGCCAGGCGGTGCTGATCATCTACGCCGTGACCGCCGTGTGCTCCGCACTGGCGGTCGCCATGTCGTGGCCGTCGTGAGCTTGGGGATGGTCAAGCGCAGCGAACGAAAGCGAATAGCCGTAGTCGCGGGCACGCGCCCGGAAGCGATCAAGCTGGCGCCGGTAGTGCTGGAACTGCGGCGCCACCCGCAGCTCTTCGACGTGCGCGTAATCGCGACCGCCCAGCATCGGCGGCTGGCGGACGAGTCGTTTGCGCTCTTCGCCATCGAGCCCGACTACGACCTGAATGTCATGACCTCGCGGCAGAGCCTGACGCGCGTCACCTCGCGCGTGTTGGAGCGCCTGGAGCCGGTGCTCGCCGACATTGGACCGGACCTGGTGCTAGTGCAGGGCGATGCCGCCACCGCATTCGCCGGCGCGCTGGCGGCGTTTTATCACCGGTGCGCGGTGGGCCACGTGGAGGCGGGGCTGCGCACGGGCGACAAGTACGACCCCTTCCCGGAGGAGGTATTCCGGCGCCTGGTGACGCCCATCGCGGACCTGCATTTCGCCCCCACCGACGCCGCGCGCGCCGCATTGCTGGCCGAAGGCGTAGCCGCCAGCGCCATCCACGTCACCGGCAACACCGTCATTGACGCCTTGATGTCGGTGGCGCGGCAAGATCAGCCGCTGCCCGCCAGGATCGCCCGCGCCCTCGGCAGCCGTGAGCGCCGGCTGGTGCTGGTTACCGCGCATCGTCGCGAGAACCTGGGGCGCCCGCTGCGCAACATCTGCCGGGCGCTGCGCGATCTCGCCCGCCGGTTCGAGGACCTCCTAATAGTCTATGCCCTGCACCCGAATCCGCAGGTTACGAACGTCGTGCGGGCCGCGCTCGGCGCGGAGCGGCGGGTAGTCCTCATCCGCGCGCCGCGCTACTCCCAATTCGTGTCGCTGATGAAGCGAGCTCACCTGGTGCTGACCGATTCGGGGGGGCTGCAGGAGGAGGCGCCGGCGCTGGGTAAGCCGGTGCTGGTGCTGCGCCGCACCACCGAGCGCCCCGAGGGCGTCGCCGCCGGCGTCGCCCGGGTGGTGGGGGTCGAGACCGCCGACATCGTTGCGGCGGCGACGGCGCTGCTGCGCGACCAGCGCGCCTATGAGGATATGGCGCGGGCGATCAGTCCCTACGGTGACGGCAAGGCTGCACAGCGCATCCGGCGGGCGATTCTCCATCATTTCGGCCTGGGCCCGCGGCCCCGCGATTTCAGCGGGTGCTGACGCATGCGAGCAGGAAGGGATTCCTAACCACCAAGGCACAAAGACACCAAGCAAGTGGCGCTCTCAATCCGAGATTCCCTGGGCTGCCGCCTTCCTCGCTAGGCGCAGCACGGCAACGTACGACTTGGTGAGAGTACCGCCGTTTCTTTCGATCAGCGCAGCGATCTCTGCAAACAGCCGATTCCTGACCTTCTCGGGCAGGAGACGATGGTCGGGGTACGTGTTAAGCAGATTCAGGTAGCTGCGGGTGTCGTAAGTGACCGACCATGGATAGCGCCTCTCTATTGCATCGTCAAAAAGGTCCTCTCCACTCTCGGCGACTGATCCGCTGGACGGCCCCTCCGGGGCGTCGGCTGCCGACCGCGGCAGACATCGCTCGTAGATGCTCTGCAACTCCCTGAAGAACGCTGAATCAGAATACGGGGATGCGTCGGCGTTGCGGAACATGGCAAGCGCGCCCGACGGTTTCAGGGCGGCGGCGGACTTGCTGTAACGAAGCCCTGGCGTTATCCATTTGAACGCGTCGGCTACGATCACGAGATCGAAGACCTCTGGCTCAAGCGGCCAGTCTTCAAATGTGGTTACTCGGACTTCCGCTCGTGGATATGCACTCAGCTTGTTTGCCGCGAGTGCCGCCAGGTTCGGGCCCGGTTCCAGGCACAGCATCGAGTAACCGCGCCGAGCGAAGGACTCACTGGCCTTCCCGGTGCCGCACCCGATTTCCAGAATCGCACCGCCGGTCGGAATGCCCGATAGTGAGATGGCGGCATCTATCAGCTCGGGCGGGTACTGTGGCCGCGCCTCATCGTACAATGCCGCTATTCCGTCAAAGATCGTTCTGCCGAGTGTGCGATCCATAGCCGCAGCTGTACCGTTTCCGACGTTGCGTGAAGACGATCTGATGGTATGCTGTCTGTAGGGGCGTGATTCATCACGCCCGCTGTGGGAGGGCGCAATGAATTGCGCCCCTACTATCTGTTCCTTGGCATCTCTGTGACTTGGTGGCGAGAGACGCTAACCCAGGAACGTGGTCACGACTAGGGCCAGCGTGAGGGCGATGACGATGACGGCGGTCGCCCAGGCGATGAAGTTGAACGCCCGCGAGTTGCGATACGGGCCCATCAAGGCGGGGTTATTGATGAGCACCAGCATGAAGAGAAGCACGAACGGCAGCAGAATGCCGTTGGCGACCTGGGAGAGATACATAATGTGGAGCAGGGGCGCCCGCGGCAGCAGCACCAGCCCGGCGCCGATCACGATGAGGCCGGTGTAGAGACCGTAGAACTGGGGGGCCTCGCGCAAGCTCTGGTTGACGCCGCGTTCCCAGCCCATGCCCTCGCACACCGAGTAGGCGGTGGCCAGGGGCAGGATCGAGGCGGCGAAGAGGCTGGCGTTGAGCAGGCCGAAGGCGAAGAGCTGCGAGCAGTAGCGCCCGGCCAGCGGTTGCAGCGCCAGGGCGGCGTCTTCGACGGTGCGGATGGGGATATGGTTCGCGTAGAGCGTGGCGCCGGTGGTCAGGAGAATGAAGCCGGCGACGATGACGGCGACGATGCAGCCGGTGATGACGTCAATGCGGCAATACCCGTAGTCGCGCGCGGATACGCCCTTGTCCACCACTGCGGATTGCAGGTAGAACTGCATCCACGGCGCGATGGTGGTGCCGACGACGCCGATCAGCATGGTGACGAAGGCCGGCCGCAGCGACAGGGTGGGGGTGACGGTGTGATGCAGCACCTGGCCCCAATCGGGCCGCGCGAGAATGCCCGACAGGAAGTAGGAGACATAGAACAGACACGCGAGCAGGAAGACCTTCTCCACCTGCCGATAGCTGCCCTTGACGACCAGCCACCACACGAAAAGGGCGCCCAGCGGCACCGCCAGGTACTTGCTCACGCCGAAGATCTCTCCGCTCGCCGCCAGACCGGAGAACTCCGCGGTCGTGTTGGCAAGATTGGCGACCAAGAGGCCGAGCATGAGGAAGAAGGTCAGCTTGACCCCGAAGTTCTCGCGAATGAGGTCGGCGAGGCCCTTGCCGGTGACCGCGCCCATGCGCGCGCACATCTCCTGCACGACGATGAGCGCGAAGGTGATGGGGACGAGCGACCACAGCAGGGCGTACCCGTACTGTGCGCCGGCGAGGGAATAGGTGGCGATGCCGCCGGCGTCGTTGTCCACATTGGCAGTGATGATGCCCGGCCCGACGATGGCGAGGAAGGCGATCAGCCCCGCCCAGGTGGGCCGGCGCAGCCAGCGCCGCCGATGCTCGGTAACGCCGCGGGTCACGGCCGCACGCCCCCGCCGAGGCGCGGCTTGCGTTCCTCCAGCACGGTATCCATCGCGTCGTCCACGGTGACGATGCCCAGCAAGCGCCGCTCCCCATCCACGACCGGCAGCGCGAGCAGGTTATACTTGGCCATCAGGGGCGCGAGTTCATCGTGGCCGGTGTCGGCGGGCACCGAGATCACATCCCTCAGCATCACCTGCGAGATGGGCCGGTCCGGCGGCGCCACGATCAGGTGGTGCAGCGATAGGACGCCGACCAGCCGGCCCGAGTTGCCGGTGACATAGACGTAGAACACGGTCTCCGCATCCGGCGCCAGCTCGCGCAGCCGGGCGATGGCTTGATCGGCGGTGAGGTGCTGGGGCAGCGCCACGAAGTCCGTTGTCATCAGGCCGCCGGCGGAATCCTCGGGGTAGCTGAGCAATTGCTTAACCTCCGCCGCCTCCTCCGGTTCCATCAGCTCCAGCAGCTCGTCGGCCCGTTTCTCCGGCAGGTCGGCGAGCAGGTCCGCCGCATCATCGGGCACCATCTCCTCCAGGATGTCGGAGGCGCGCTCGTCGTCCATGGAGTTGAGCACCGAGACCTGCAGCCGCGGGCTGAGCTCCTGCAGGGTGTCCGCCGCCTTCTCCTCGTCCAGGGAGCGAAACAGGGTGTCGCGGTCGGAGGCCCCGAGCTGGCTCGCGATCTCCGCCAGGTCCGCCGGGCGCAGTTGGGCCAGGGCCTCGCGCCCGAAAGACAGTTGAAGGGGCTGCGACACCGGCTGGGGGGTCATCACGTACTCCCAGCTCAGCAGGCGCTCATCCGACTGGCGGCCGAACACGCGGGACACGTACAGGGCGGTGCGCTCGAGCCCCAGGCGCCGCAGCAGCCCGCGCGTGCCCGTGTCCACCGCCACCAGCCGCACCACCCCGTTGAGGTAGGCGATCTGAAGATCGTTGACCCGCACCAGGCGCCGCCCTTGCAAGTCAACGATCTGGCGGTCCAGGATCGAACGCGCCAGCCAACACTCATCCTCTGCCAGCGCGCCAGGGGCAATCTCCGCCTGCTCGGATTCGAGGGTGATGGCATCCGCAGAAACGCTGCGCACCTGGTCCCACGGCAGCACTTGTTCTCGGCGGCGACCGGCGCTTACCAGGATCTTCGAGACGGGGGGGAATTCTTCGGTGCAGCGGATGGCGAGGTCTTTTAGCCGCCCCAGGTATCGCCCCGAGCGGTCGCGCACCGGCTTCTCCAACATCGAGCTGAGAAAG
Coding sequences:
- a CDS encoding CBS domain-containing protein → FLSSMLEKPVRDRSGRYLGRLKDLAIRCTEEFPPVSKILVSAGRRREQVLPWDQVRSVSADAITLESEQAEIAPGALAEDECWLARSILDRQIVDLQGRRLVRVNDLQIAYLNGVVRLVAVDTGTRGLLRRLGLERTALYVSRVFGRQSDERLLSWEYVMTPQPVSQPLQLSFGREALAQLRPADLAEIASQLGASDRDTLFRSLDEEKAADTLQELSPRLQVSVLNSMDDERASDILEEMVPDDAADLLADLPEKRADELLELMEPEEAAEVKQLLSYPEDSAGGLMTTDFVALPQHLTADQAIARLRELAPDAETVFYVYVTGNSGRLVGVLSLHHLIVAPPDRPISQVMLRDVISVPADTGHDELAPLMAKYNLLALPVVDGERRLLGIVTVDDAMDTVLEERKPRLGGGVRP